One Tolypothrix bouteillei VB521301 DNA window includes the following coding sequences:
- the dpdJ gene encoding protein DpdJ, whose product MTNITNPLIQDFLNLLEEQERKLLTWGIVDGGFTEEELEDITSDFIDDNDRDIKTWDLINETLERRLLFNFNLRGRQLFRTRMSETVRLFARLRQLFLNNTWQTSPTLVADYRLQIRPRLYPKREIAPETAIAQLEADKLLTPIQQKAVTAILNSPSRGEVQLADFQLRATVQILQDLNSSKSRGAIVCAGTGTGKTLAFYLPALAHIAVLVNKNDCWSKGLAIYPRNELLKDQFSETYQEARRLDEVLIAEGKRKILIGAFFGLTPRSATLERVQEKWESQSGGFTCPYLRCPKCEGALSWRRADVEARREKLSCLNLSCGAVIQEDEVILTRDRMAKTPPDLVFTSTEMLNRSMGDSRYGHVFGIGAAKTPEIVLLDEVHTYTGIHGAQVAYLLRRWQKIIAKRVHFAGLSATLESAAEFFSQLTGLNPSLVEEISPGENLIAEGMEYQLVLRGDPVSGTSLLSTTIQTAMLLRRVLDPSEEPPSKGFFGSRVFAFTDDLDVTNRLFHDLLDAEGRDSWGRPMRGRQPFAALRSHTAADGRDRLIAGQSWLLCQEIGHGLELPLTIGRTSSQDTGITPNSDVIVATAALEVGFNDPEVGGVIQHKAPRDMASFLQRKGRAGRRRTMRPWTVVVLSDYGRDRIAYQNYDMLFNPVLEKRSLPISNRYVIRIQAVFAFMDWVGQQLTDQGTVWSDFASPNLLNTNRQKQEIELIKNILETEAGLSSLETYLSSALHLTKDEVEAILWEPPRSLMMAVLPTLLRRLESGWKLYPLHLDESKKDYQTRDPLPDFVPPNLFTDLLLPEVLITTPPQSRNSEPDINPLPIVQALKTFAPGRVTRRFGIQHIHASHWIAPKDLQHIEQNLPVKDYCTEFEEVGNFQFLQDGEVVDIRCIRPWAIHPTQVPRDIAITSNAQLEWRSQIIPPDSGIKLELPQGSPWSKLITEVSCFTHAQQSPVEVRRFAISSQANIRFKTGHELNTTIRFTHSDGRPAAVGFAQSVDGLVFRFCIPPNFRIDKNDSNQGKIRAFYTAYFRYKVLTDRELCEFTNGFQREWLYQIYISMLTARALADQISLSEAFEALLSENIGQEMARVLDNIFQTLNVEETLLEPGESVSGEIQGRQRVHDRLRSLCNADTIQSILNDLAPVLWSEPDKEWNAWAALRLKATMGGAILNACGQLCPHFDLDDLILDIEPGVRPSDAPAIPQGVEEIWITESTIGGGGVIEEILRRYTADPKNFFRLAENALQPADFEIVDSELTRFLELTQTSEDIIDTMTKVRLAEGYNELKQASDRFRKALSSQGILVTHPVITAINARVLRPGSTSQTDKLLLDLIRLWYGEEERLGIEIDARVFAYVASHDDQLDRVLLHLGLVQPSPYWRFQVIYGLLWARGNVLRARALSSYNPFTLLPDADRELLLDVLQADEQTVALDETNWREQVEEAFRQGASVSLIARPDAKEDLKAAILSLAVEPMELGFLQVYPMVEGVQRHSQGFAVRLQVREMVQ is encoded by the coding sequence ATGACTAATATAACAAACCCCTTAATTCAAGACTTCCTAAATTTACTAGAAGAACAGGAAAGAAAACTCCTGACATGGGGAATCGTAGATGGAGGATTTACAGAAGAAGAACTCGAAGACATCACATCAGACTTCATAGATGACAACGATCGCGACATCAAAACTTGGGACTTAATCAACGAAACCCTTGAACGACGCTTACTCTTTAACTTTAACCTGAGAGGACGCCAGCTTTTTCGTACCCGGATGTCTGAGACAGTAAGACTATTCGCTCGGCTGCGTCAACTCTTCCTTAATAATACTTGGCAAACCTCTCCCACCTTAGTAGCTGATTACCGCTTGCAAATTCGCCCGCGACTCTATCCAAAAAGAGAGATCGCACCAGAAACAGCCATCGCACAATTAGAAGCCGACAAACTCCTAACACCAATCCAACAAAAAGCCGTCACAGCTATCCTCAATTCCCCCTCCCGTGGTGAAGTACAACTCGCAGATTTTCAGCTGCGTGCTACTGTTCAGATACTCCAAGACCTGAACAGTAGCAAAAGTCGGGGTGCGATCGTTTGTGCTGGAACTGGAACGGGAAAAACTTTGGCATTTTACTTACCAGCGCTTGCACATATTGCGGTTTTAGTCAACAAAAATGATTGCTGGAGTAAAGGACTGGCAATTTATCCCCGTAACGAACTCCTCAAAGACCAATTTTCCGAAACTTATCAAGAAGCACGTCGTCTCGATGAAGTCCTTATAGCAGAAGGAAAGCGTAAAATTCTAATTGGTGCTTTTTTTGGCTTAACTCCCAGAAGCGCTACCTTGGAGCGGGTGCAAGAGAAATGGGAATCCCAGAGCGGTGGGTTTACTTGTCCTTACCTACGATGTCCCAAGTGTGAAGGTGCGCTGTCCTGGCGACGGGCTGATGTGGAAGCAAGAAGAGAAAAACTTTCCTGTCTCAATCTTTCCTGCGGTGCTGTTATCCAAGAAGATGAAGTGATTCTGACACGCGATCGCATGGCAAAAACTCCCCCTGACTTGGTTTTTACCAGCACGGAAATGTTAAATCGGTCTATGGGAGACTCCCGCTACGGTCATGTCTTTGGGATTGGAGCCGCAAAAACTCCTGAAATCGTTTTGTTGGATGAGGTACATACATATACAGGAATACACGGAGCGCAAGTTGCTTACCTGTTGCGACGCTGGCAAAAAATTATTGCTAAGAGAGTGCATTTCGCAGGGCTTTCAGCAACACTAGAAAGTGCAGCCGAATTTTTTAGCCAACTTACAGGTTTAAATCCCAGTTTGGTAGAAGAGATTTCACCAGGTGAAAACTTAATTGCTGAGGGGATGGAGTATCAACTGGTTCTCAGAGGCGACCCCGTATCGGGAACAAGTCTGTTGTCTACAACTATCCAAACAGCAATGTTGCTGCGACGAGTACTTGACCCATCGGAAGAACCCCCCAGCAAAGGATTTTTTGGCTCTCGTGTTTTCGCCTTCACAGACGACTTAGATGTAACCAACCGCTTGTTTCATGACCTTTTAGATGCGGAAGGTCGGGATAGTTGGGGTCGTCCCATGCGAGGACGACAGCCATTCGCGGCGTTGCGATCGCATACTGCGGCTGATGGTAGAGACAGGCTGATTGCAGGTCAATCTTGGTTATTGTGTCAAGAAATCGGTCATGGATTGGAACTTCCTTTAACCATCGGGCGCACCAGTTCGCAGGATACTGGAATCACGCCAAATTCAGATGTCATTGTTGCGACTGCTGCTTTGGAAGTGGGATTTAACGACCCAGAAGTTGGAGGTGTGATTCAGCACAAAGCACCGAGAGATATGGCATCTTTTTTACAAAGAAAAGGAAGGGCGGGGAGACGCCGAACCATGCGACCGTGGACGGTAGTGGTGCTGTCTGATTACGGAAGAGACAGAATCGCCTATCAGAACTACGATATGCTGTTTAACCCAGTTTTAGAAAAGCGAAGTCTCCCCATATCCAACCGCTATGTCATCCGCATTCAAGCTGTTTTCGCCTTTATGGACTGGGTAGGACAGCAATTAACTGACCAAGGAACTGTTTGGAGTGACTTTGCTAGTCCCAACTTACTCAACACCAACCGCCAAAAACAAGAAATCGAACTTATCAAAAATATTCTTGAAACAGAAGCAGGACTCAGCAGTTTAGAAACATATTTGTCATCAGCATTACACCTAACCAAAGATGAAGTCGAAGCAATTCTTTGGGAACCCCCACGCTCATTGATGATGGCGGTGCTTCCCACTTTGCTGCGGCGTTTGGAGTCTGGTTGGAAGCTCTATCCCCTCCATCTAGATGAATCAAAAAAAGACTATCAAACCCGCGACCCCTTACCTGATTTCGTTCCCCCCAACTTATTTACTGACCTGTTATTGCCAGAAGTGCTAATTACTACACCACCCCAAAGCCGCAACAGCGAGCCAGATATCAACCCTTTGCCCATTGTCCAAGCCCTAAAAACCTTTGCTCCAGGAAGAGTCACGCGTCGTTTTGGCATACAGCACATCCACGCCAGCCACTGGATTGCTCCAAAAGACTTGCAACATATAGAGCAAAATTTACCTGTAAAGGACTACTGTACTGAATTTGAAGAAGTGGGAAATTTTCAATTTTTGCAAGATGGGGAAGTCGTAGATATTCGCTGCATTCGCCCTTGGGCAATTCATCCGACTCAAGTTCCGCGTGATATTGCAATTACTTCTAATGCCCAGTTGGAATGGCGCAGTCAAATTATACCACCTGACTCTGGCATAAAACTCGAACTTCCTCAAGGTTCCCCGTGGAGCAAACTCATTACAGAAGTATCTTGCTTTACCCACGCTCAACAATCGCCAGTGGAAGTACGACGCTTTGCGATCTCATCCCAAGCAAACATCCGCTTCAAAACAGGTCACGAACTCAACACCACAATTCGCTTTACCCACAGTGATGGTAGACCAGCTGCTGTAGGATTTGCTCAATCTGTTGACGGTTTGGTCTTTCGCTTTTGCATTCCGCCGAATTTCAGGATCGATAAGAACGATTCCAATCAAGGGAAGATTAGGGCATTTTACACGGCATATTTCAGATATAAAGTATTGACAGATAGAGAATTATGTGAATTCACAAATGGATTCCAACGGGAATGGCTTTATCAAATATATATATCAATGCTTACCGCCCGCGCCTTAGCTGACCAAATCTCGCTGTCAGAAGCTTTTGAAGCTCTTTTAAGTGAAAATATAGGTCAGGAAATGGCAAGGGTTCTTGACAATATCTTTCAAACTTTGAACGTTGAGGAAACCTTACTAGAACCAGGGGAATCTGTGTCAGGAGAAATTCAGGGAAGGCAAAGAGTACACGATAGGTTGCGATCGCTGTGCAACGCAGATACAATCCAATCAATATTAAACGACCTTGCCCCAGTTTTGTGGTCAGAACCCGATAAAGAGTGGAACGCTTGGGCAGCATTGCGTTTAAAAGCAACCATGGGAGGAGCTATACTCAATGCGTGCGGACAATTGTGTCCTCATTTTGACTTGGACGACCTAATTTTGGATATCGAACCAGGGGTTCGTCCGTCAGATGCACCTGCTATTCCACAGGGTGTGGAAGAAATTTGGATAACTGAGTCTACTATTGGCGGTGGTGGAGTCATTGAGGAAATTTTACGCCGCTATACTGCTGACCCTAAAAACTTTTTCCGATTGGCGGAGAATGCACTGCAACCAGCAGATTTTGAGATTGTGGATTCAGAATTGACACGGTTTTTGGAATTAACCCAAACGAGTGAGGATATTATTGATACGATGACAAAAGTGCGGTTGGCAGAGGGATACAATGAATTAAAACAAGCCAGCGATCGCTTCCGCAAAGCCCTATCTTCTCAGGGAATTTTAGTCACGCATCCAGTCATCACCGCAATTAACGCACGGGTTTTGCGTCCTGGGAGTACTTCTCAAACAGATAAATTACTGCTGGATTTGATTCGTTTGTGGTATGGAGAAGAAGAAAGGTTAGGCATTGAAATTGATGCGCGAGTTTTTGCCTATGTAGCGAGTCATGATGACCAGTTAGATCGAGTGTTGTTGCATCTTGGTTTAGTACAACCATCACCTTATTGGCGGTTTCAGGTGATTTATGGGTTGTTGTGGGCGAGAGGGAATGTACTGCGTGCGAGAGCTTTATCTTCCTATAATCCTTTTACGCTACTTCCCGATGCAGATAGAGAACTGTTACTGGATGTATTGCAAGCGGATGAACAAACAGTTGCGCTAGATGAAACCAACTGGCGGGAACAGGTAGAGGAAGCATTTAGACAAGGTGCATCAGTTTCCTTGATAGCACGTCCTGATGCCAAGGAGGATTTAAAAGCAGCGATTTTGAGTTTAGCAGTGGAACCGATGGAGTTAGGATTTTTGCAGGTTTACCCCATGGTGGAAGGCGTACAACGGCATTCGCAAGGGTTTGCGGTACGGTTACAAGTACGGGAGATGGTGCAGTAA
- a CDS encoding RNA-directed DNA polymerase, with protein sequence MTFSENLWDKFLTYDNFLLAWQRTVNVTSRMIIDELGFKIFAFNLEANLKDLIRQVQAEDFPYTPLADHKVYVPKPSTTLRTMSLMAVPDVIVYQALVNVIADESHQYLVTYQNQHIFGNIYAGSGKRWMLRPWKQQYNNFVNSVERLYRNGNFWIASTDIVSFYDTIDHERLIQIVRKYCRCKEFSKFENLLRECLSKWSAHTANVKMSRGIPQGSNASDFLANLFLHELDKIMICKGYNYVRYVDDIRILGRDKPTVQQGLILFDLELKRAGLVAQVTKTSLHEIEDITKEITHLRFIITDPTGEGEYTLIKEPTIPKSEQAELAADYVNKTANGNIDRETTKLHTCTDLCEENNDDFEEEEEVERYSLQSKLNKDITENIKLQEQLLEVFSEAYSLLDNSDKSKEAESNITFCLYRLEPYELIREKLVDLLYKLPWRSEAICYCLGRFKNDSVIVEELQNFINKHKVYSWHRANALWSLYQINGAEKTGFICREWLADTQLDWYARMIAARILGKLPGQHSYFMECLQQEQHNSKDDPESSSLLRQELAYSAFQRIKSYHKLLALFRLICTDQSSVMHRLAIYLLQMNKCRVTWDDLKPYHQEMSKLSDLVRSVGLSPDAPKICFIYQTLSTMYNVSLSYSNLCLFYGVHYERSVEQLRESVSSYHKSPNAYIRTFHQFAHLTLIAFYEYTFPSESGLHDGYASLTDRKVFTNSLPNSYETWKELGSMRNRVDHPVDKKTKSHSKKITFEETKFFCKKLNVALQEIFNFWLNTLSVPTTSVTVSKP encoded by the coding sequence ATGACATTTAGTGAAAATCTGTGGGATAAATTTTTAACTTACGATAATTTTCTGCTGGCTTGGCAAAGAACAGTAAATGTTACTAGCCGTATGATTATTGATGAGTTGGGTTTTAAAATATTTGCATTTAATCTTGAAGCTAATCTAAAAGATTTAATCAGGCAAGTACAAGCGGAAGATTTTCCATATACACCTTTAGCAGATCATAAAGTGTATGTTCCAAAACCATCAACAACATTGAGAACAATGTCGCTTATGGCTGTACCTGATGTTATTGTTTACCAGGCTCTTGTTAATGTTATTGCTGACGAAAGCCATCAATATCTGGTGACTTATCAGAATCAACATATTTTTGGTAATATTTATGCTGGTTCAGGTAAACGTTGGATGCTCCGTCCCTGGAAACAACAATATAATAATTTTGTTAATTCTGTTGAAAGATTGTATCGTAATGGTAATTTTTGGATTGCTTCAACAGATATTGTGTCTTTCTATGACACTATTGACCATGAGAGACTTATTCAGATTGTACGGAAATATTGTAGATGTAAAGAATTTAGTAAATTTGAAAACCTCTTGAGAGAATGTCTTTCAAAATGGTCTGCACATACAGCAAATGTAAAAATGAGTCGTGGAATTCCTCAAGGTAGTAATGCTTCTGATTTTTTAGCAAATTTATTTTTACATGAACTTGACAAGATAATGATTTGTAAAGGATATAACTATGTACGCTATGTAGACGATATACGCATTCTAGGACGCGATAAGCCAACTGTTCAGCAAGGACTAATTCTTTTTGATTTAGAACTTAAGCGTGCTGGATTAGTAGCTCAAGTCACAAAAACTAGCCTTCATGAAATTGAAGATATAACTAAAGAAATTACGCATTTACGCTTTATAATTACAGATCCCACAGGAGAAGGAGAATATACTCTAATTAAAGAGCCTACTATTCCTAAAAGTGAACAAGCTGAATTGGCAGCAGATTATGTTAATAAAACAGCTAACGGTAATATAGATCGAGAAACAACAAAATTGCATACTTGCACGGATTTATGTGAAGAGAACAACGATGATTTTGAAGAAGAAGAGGAGGTTGAAAGATACTCTTTACAGAGTAAGTTAAATAAAGATATAACAGAAAATATAAAATTACAAGAGCAATTACTGGAGGTCTTTTCAGAAGCTTATTCACTTTTAGATAACTCAGACAAAAGTAAAGAAGCAGAATCTAATATCACATTTTGCCTATACCGACTAGAACCTTATGAGTTAATACGTGAGAAATTAGTAGATTTACTTTACAAGTTGCCTTGGCGTTCTGAAGCTATATGTTATTGTTTAGGACGGTTTAAAAATGATTCAGTCATTGTAGAAGAATTACAAAATTTTATAAATAAACATAAGGTATATTCTTGGCATCGTGCTAATGCACTATGGTCTTTATATCAAATTAATGGAGCTGAAAAGACTGGGTTTATATGCCGAGAATGGCTAGCTGATACTCAGCTGGACTGGTATGCCAGAATGATAGCTGCACGAATATTAGGAAAACTGCCTGGTCAACATTCCTATTTTATGGAATGTTTGCAGCAAGAACAGCATAATAGTAAAGATGATCCAGAATCTTCATCACTGCTTAGACAAGAATTAGCTTATAGTGCTTTTCAGAGGATTAAATCTTATCATAAGCTTTTAGCATTGTTTCGCTTAATTTGTACCGATCAAAGTTCTGTAATGCACAGATTAGCTATTTATCTTCTACAAATGAATAAGTGTAGAGTTACTTGGGATGATTTAAAGCCTTACCATCAAGAAATGAGCAAGCTGTCAGATTTAGTTAGATCTGTTGGCTTATCACCAGACGCACCAAAAATATGCTTTATCTATCAGACGCTTTCAACTATGTATAACGTTTCATTATCATATAGTAATCTTTGTCTGTTTTATGGTGTACATTATGAAAGATCCGTCGAACAGTTACGAGAATCTGTCAGTAGTTATCATAAATCACCGAATGCTTATATCAGAACTTTTCATCAATTTGCACATCTAACTTTAATTGCTTTTTATGAATACACTTTCCCATCAGAATCAGGTTTACATGATGGTTATGCATCTCTAACAGACAGAAAAGTTTTCACCAATTCCCTTCCAAATAGCTACGAAACTTGGAAAGAACTTGGCTCTATGCGAAACCGTGTCGATCATCCAGTAGATAAAAAAACAAAATCACATTCAAAAAAGATTACTTTTGAAGAAACAAAATTTTTTTGTAAAAAACTTAATGTCGCTCTTCAAGAAATTTTTAATTTTTGGCTAAATACGTTATCTGTTCCTACAACTTCAGTTACTGTATCAAAACCATGA
- the dnaK gene encoding molecular chaperone DnaK, which produces MDLGTTKSIVTGISGGKPIVLENAEGFRTTPSVVAFGKNGNCLFGETAKRQAVTNPENTFYSVLRFIGRSYEEVRNEVTKVTYNVQKDNNGNVKLFCPALNKQFAPEEILAQLLCKLVEDANKKLDGSFTQIAIVVPAYFNDSQRQAVRDAGKLAGLEVLRIINETTAAALAYGFDKKSNETILVFDLGGGSFNVSVLEVGDGVFEVLATSGDTLLGGDDFDWKIVDYLANEFEVDQNIDLRKDRQALQRLIEAAQKAKTELSSATQTEINLPCIAVTQNSPKHLDRTVTRTRFEKLCSDLVDRCRVGIENVLRDAKLNKSDIDEVLLIGGSTRIPAVQEMLKNLLGKEPKQNINRDEVVALGAAIQGSVLGGAMTGILLLDVTPLSLGVETLGGSMTNIIPRNTAVPTKFVDNFSTTEDGQNNVKIHILQGDAELAKHNKSLGFSCLNGIPPASKGVPQIEVIFEINVYGFLSVSAWDKRTQTSITVNFDPQ; this is translated from the coding sequence ATTGATTTAGGAACAACTAAGTCAATAGTTACAGGAATTTCAGGTGGAAAACCTATAGTTTTAGAGAATGCTGAAGGTTTTAGGACAACACCTTCAGTCGTTGCTTTTGGAAAAAATGGTAATTGCTTATTTGGAGAAACTGCTAAACGTCAAGCGGTGACTAATCCAGAAAATACTTTTTACTCAGTCTTACGCTTTATTGGACGCAGTTACGAAGAAGTCCGAAATGAAGTAACAAAAGTTACATATAATGTTCAAAAAGATAATAATGGCAACGTTAAGTTGTTTTGTCCAGCTCTTAATAAACAATTTGCTCCTGAAGAAATTTTAGCGCAACTCCTTTGCAAGCTAGTTGAGGATGCGAACAAAAAATTGGACGGGTCCTTCACACAAATTGCGATCGTTGTTCCTGCATACTTTAACGATTCCCAACGCCAAGCAGTAAGAGATGCTGGTAAATTAGCTGGTTTGGAAGTACTGCGGATTATTAATGAAACAACCGCTGCTGCTTTGGCATATGGGTTTGACAAAAAGAGTAACGAAACAATCCTGGTATTTGATCTTGGTGGTGGTAGTTTCAATGTGTCTGTTTTGGAAGTTGGTGATGGTGTGTTTGAGGTGTTAGCAACTTCTGGCGATACTCTACTAGGTGGCGACGACTTCGATTGGAAAATCGTTGATTACTTAGCTAACGAGTTTGAGGTAGATCAAAATATTGACCTTCGTAAAGACAGACAAGCACTACAACGCCTAATAGAAGCAGCCCAAAAAGCTAAGACTGAACTTTCAAGCGCCACTCAAACAGAAATTAACCTGCCGTGTATAGCTGTTACTCAAAATAGTCCTAAACATTTAGACAGGACGGTAACTCGTACTAGATTTGAGAAACTTTGCTCAGATTTAGTTGACCGCTGTCGTGTTGGCATTGAGAATGTACTGCGTGATGCCAAGTTAAACAAAAGTGATATTGATGAAGTTTTGTTAATTGGTGGTTCTACTCGCATCCCTGCTGTACAAGAAATGCTGAAGAATTTATTAGGTAAAGAACCAAAGCAAAACATCAATCGTGATGAAGTTGTTGCATTGGGTGCTGCTATTCAAGGAAGTGTATTGGGTGGTGCCATGACTGGTATTTTATTGCTGGATGTAACACCGTTATCCTTAGGTGTAGAAACCTTGGGTGGGAGCATGACCAATATTATCCCTCGTAATACTGCTGTACCTACTAAATTTGTAGATAACTTCAGTACTACTGAAGATGGTCAAAATAACGTAAAAATACATATTTTACAAGGAGACGCAGAACTTGCAAAGCACAACAAAAGCTTGGGTTTCTCTTGTTTAAATGGTATTCCTCCAGCCTCCAAAGGAGTACCGCAAATTGAAGTCATATTTGAAATCAATGTCTATGGTTTCCTTTCCGTTTCTGCATGGGACAAGAGAACTCAAACTTCAATAACAGTGAACTTTGACCCACAGTAG
- the dpdK gene encoding phospholipase D-like domain-containing protein DpdK, with protein sequence MPSRYIHSRLSSRQIPDLLQTIFTAELLNPSQCIWLVSPWISDIPIIDNTANTFLCLEPSWSRSHIRLSQIITTLAERGTTLHIATRPDTHNKTFKEKVKARINHQKFPVKFHLTGELHAKGILGESYYLAGSMNFTYNGTNLNEEALTYETSREVIAQEQLVFTQRWGGVEQ encoded by the coding sequence ATGCCTTCCCGTTACATACACTCCCGCCTAAGTTCCCGCCAAATCCCCGACTTACTCCAAACTATCTTTACCGCCGAACTCCTTAACCCCAGTCAATGTATATGGCTTGTCTCCCCCTGGATATCCGATATACCCATTATCGATAACACTGCTAACACCTTCCTGTGCTTGGAACCTTCCTGGAGTCGCTCTCACATTCGCCTCTCCCAAATAATTACTACCTTAGCCGAACGCGGAACAACCCTACACATTGCTACCCGTCCCGATACCCACAACAAAACTTTCAAAGAAAAAGTCAAAGCTAGAATTAACCATCAAAAATTTCCCGTGAAATTTCACCTAACAGGAGAACTCCATGCAAAAGGTATCTTAGGAGAAAGTTATTATCTTGCGGGTTCTATGAACTTCACTTATAACGGTACGAATCTTAATGAAGAAGCATTAACTTACGAGACATCACGAGAAGTCATCGCCCAAGAACAGTTGGTTTTTACCCAACGTTGGGGAGGTGTGGAGCAATGA